From the Populus nigra chromosome 13, ddPopNigr1.1, whole genome shotgun sequence genome, the window CCTCTTTCAGTGCCAAGTCTAACCTGCATAGAAGCTCAAACAAGACATTGATGCACtgtataacttaagaaaaacaaGTAAACGAATGAATAAGGATGAGCCAATGTACACACCAAAGGGGAAAACTTCCCAACAGCCTCATCTTCTTCCACCTGACTTGCACaacattttcatgttattttgatAATGCAATGCTAGTTATGTGAGTTTTGCAAAAACTCCACTGCTAAATGATGCTAaactgagaaaaataaaaagaaggctACCTGGTGAAAGTGACTACAGAAGAGTATTAATGTTGTTGTGAAGCCAACCAGGAGCGATGCAGAAAGAATTGTGCCAGTTAATGGAAGAATGCTCATCTCACTGTCAAACACACCAAGGCATATCAGCTATGTATAGAACAAGAACAGAATTTATGTAAAGCTGAGTTGGTGTtggaatttgaagaaataaagTAAACCTTGTGCTGCCAAGTAGTAAGTAGAAGGCAGAAGTAGCGAAGGGGCCAAATGCTGCGAAGCACAAGGGCTCTCCTAATCCTTGGTAACTTAACCGAAATGGTGGGCACTACATCAGATACTAAGCTTCAGAAGTTCTTCCAAGATAAGAAAGGACATGTCAAAAGGAAACATGTAACTATTATGCCACCATGGAATTATATTTACAATTATGACTTGCCAAGCACAAGTGCTGGATCTAGGAGGCAGCTCAAAGCCTCAAATGTAGAACTTCTATAAAATTTTGTAACAGACAGGAGATTCAATTcttcaaaaatgatttaaacATTCCACAAACTAGAGAGATTTTTGTTACCTGATATACATAACCACAAAGAATTGCACAAGCCAGGAATAATATTGCATGGATGTTTCCTTCCCCCATAGATGTCCATGCCAGGCCCGCAAAGCCAAGGAGAAGTGATGAGTAAGCAGCAATAAAGGCCATTGAACGGCTTCCCAAAGCGATAGCAAAGCACAATTAGCTAGATCTTGTTTGTTTTCTCTTTGAATAATCTTGTTTTTCATCAGGACACAAAAGTTCATAGTTTCTATTAACCATTTACCTGCCGACCAAATTCACAACTGATTCTTTCTTGTTCTTATCTGCTCCTGTATCGAAATCATAAACATCGTTGCTGCCCATGGATCACACAGATGAATCTTAACAGCTTGTAACATGGTATACCCACGAGGATAGTTTTCTGATGGTGTACTTTATTTTTAGCAAACAGACAGCCAGTGAAATTACTCATTCTAGGAGATTTAGGCTACTGGTTTaagatgcaagaaaaatgaagttcTCTAAAGAGAGAACACAAAAAACACCACTCATCGAAGCCCCAAAGAGGAAGCTACCTCCTTTAGGCATCTCCAGGTCCTACAAGATCTTATATATGCTAGTTCAGCAAATCCCTTTGCAGGAACAAAGATTAGGTACCAGCTTCTAGAGTAATCGATGACAACTTTAGCAGCCAGAGTTAGCTAAACACAATCTAACTGTATgcttgtaaaataataataataaaaaaacctcagTAGAGTGAATCAGCAGGGTAGTACATTCGATTAAACCACAAGAAAATGGAAGTTTGAAAATCAATGCCCACATGAAACAGTAGTCTGGTACAAGGTCTATTGCTAAGCTTGTTccaacttaatttattttcaaatcaccCTCCTATTTTTTTCAGAACTCACCTTAGATTGAGCCAAGTTATGATAAGAATTGAAGAAACCAAAAGCGAAAAGTAGCGTCTTGCTGAAAAGATGCCTGTTTCCAAATAAGCAGCTGCACCACCTACCTGCTCCACAAACCATGAAATATGTAAGCCAGGAAAAGATGAATGAAGTGTGATGCACATCATCAACCATTAATCCTTAAAAGCATAGTCACAGAATCAATGTTCAAAGAACCACGCATTTGTTTGCAACTAAATATAAGGCAAAACTCACAGTTAGAGGAACCAAAGCAACAGAGTAAATAGGCAATTTGACTGCCCTCCATATCAAGGTTGCTTTAGGAACATCCTCCCCACTTTCACTTTCATATGCATTGTCAGCATAATTTGCTATACTTCCTGAAAAAGCCCGCCAACATTGAATTCCTTTCTTGAATTCTAACCGGCTTATACGAATCCCACAGGCAAAATTTTGGGCAGTACAGCAGcacattaatgattttttggaAACATTTGAAGTACGAGCTCCCGGATAAGACCTGAGAAAGttggtaaaaaataacaataacaataaaaaaaaaagagatttgatGAAATAAACTATTAGTAAATGCAGAAACAATAGGCACGCATGATGTGCTCACTTTCTCTTCAGTTCTAAGGTAAAGTAGAGCAATTTAAGGAGTAAAACCATAATCAAGAAATGCAGTGCTAAGCAATAGAAACATTAAATACAGTTTGAACTACAAGCTACCCACCAAAACACCATCATTAATAGATTTCTAAGTACATCAGGCCAAAGGACATATCATTTCCAAATATTCTTACTGCATGGAATACACATCGTAACAGCACTGATTCTGGAGTTGTGTTTCACACCCAGAATAAGTTTCTTTAGACTCCAAACTCTCTTAGCTAGCAAAAGAAGCATCATCAATCACATGGAACTCAGTGAATGATTGATTGTATTACACAAAATTAATCCAGTCTACTGATGTGAATTTCAACAAAGCTCACCAATCATGCCATCTCAACATTTGTTAAACCTTTTGTTCAAACAATGTTTCAAATTTAGCAGAATCAATTGAAGTAAACTAAGAACTTATTAAATTATACTGAGCAATTTAagtaaacaaattaagaatagTGAGTTGATGTTAAACAGATGAATTAAGATTAGTCTCATAGTAACAAAAAATCAAGTACAAAAATGAACTTAATAACTTGCCTTGTTGCATAACTCTGCCTCACATGATAATATTGGAGTTTCTTGAGACTAGACCCCTGATGGAGGCTACAAAACGCTGCTGCCATTATTGCTATCAAATGAAGTATATCTTTCTTTAATGATTATCTACAAGTAGGAACGTAGAGAAGACAAGACATTCAGTTCGTCATTTAATCATTAATCCCTTCTGCAGGCGatgataaactaaactaaaaagaagaaaagagagagaaaaacctTGATAACAGTAAACCCTCTTGCCCATGCATCTCTCAGTCTCTGCCTGTCTGTGTAGGCTGCAAGAAGAGATAAGAGAAGGAAACTGAACTC encodes:
- the LOC133670557 gene encoding 2-carboxy-1,4-naphthoquinone phytyltransferase, chloroplastic isoform X1; the protein is MAAAFCSLHQGSSLKKLQYYHVRQSYATRSYPGARTSNVSKKSLMCCCTAQNFACGIRISRLEFKKGIQCWRAFSGSIANYADNAYESESGEDVPKATLIWRAVKLPIYSVALVPLTVGGAAAYLETGIFSARRYFSLLVSSILIITWLNLSNDVYDFDTGADKNKKESVVNLVGSRSMAFIAAYSSLLLGFAGLAWTSMGEGNIHAILFLACAILCGYVYQCPPFRLSYQGLGEPLCFAAFGPFATSAFYLLLGSTSEMSILPLTGTILSASLLVGFTTTLILFCSHFHQVEEDEAVGKFSPLVRLGTERGSGVVKVAVAMLYSLLFAFGLSRALPLACILLCSLTLPVGKLVVGFVEENYKDKGKIFMAKYFCVRLHALFGAALASGLVAARAFQGYFS
- the LOC133670557 gene encoding 2-carboxy-1,4-naphthoquinone phytyltransferase, chloroplastic isoform X2; the protein is MAAAFCSLHQGSSLKKLQYYHVRQSYATRSYPGARTSNVSKKSLMCCCTAQNFACGIRISRLEFKKGIQCWRAFSGSIANYADNAYESESGEDVPKATLIWRAVKLPIYSVALVPLTVGGAAAYLETGIFSARRYFSLLVSSILIITWLNLSNDVYDFDTGADKNKKESVVNLVGSRSMAFIAAYSSLLLGFAGLAWTSMGEGNIHAILFLACAILCGYVYQCPPFRLSYQGLGEPLCFAAFGPFATSAFYLLLGSTSEMSILPLTGTILSASLLVGFTTTLILFCSHFHQVEEDEAVGKFSPLVRLGTERGSGVVKVAVAMLYSLLFAFGLSRALPLACILLCSLTLPVGKLVVGFVEENYKDEYYRTKGRFSWQSTSV